The genomic stretch ACCACAAAACTGCAATTAAAGATCCATGTTTAGAATAAATGTATGAGTTTGTTATGATATAGTAATGGCAAAATGAAATGTCACATGCCTGAAGTTTGAGCACAGTAAATAAAAGTAGCTGTCAACAGCACAAAAGATTGACACTGCAGGTAGTGAACTAAAATTGTAGGGCTAATAAAAACAGTTAATTGCAATGGGTTCTCTGTTTACTAGCCATATAAGCAACAGACATCATGAACCACACTGCAAAGATATTTTGCAAACagggttttaaaacaaaaacaatctccAGTCAGACGAGTGTTGCACCAtttcagaaaataatctgtCTATCTCCTGATTAATGCTAATTTTATCAAGACGTCGTCAGCAGCTGTTTTAGTCTTTGTTTTCCATCGTTCTATTGTCAGTGCCCGTTTGTATCTTTCTAAATATAGACATTATAAAATCTATTCCATCAATGAACAAACTTAAATACTCCACAATATCATACTACGCAAGTTCACATTTGCCAGTTATGCTTTATACACGGGTAAGGCCCTGTTAGAAGTGAATGCATCATCCTTTCCAaaaatctttgtgtgtgtccagacATAGACACTGAAAACTGAGTTTCTAGTATCTTTACTCTGGAAGGAGATTTCTGAAAGGTCTGTTTATTATGTGTGTCTGAAAGGCCAACACacattgaaaagaaataaataaaaaatacctgTGTATGTATGTGGACAGAGCCTGTATCTAGCATTTTTTTAGATAAGTACTGCTTCCACTTTACCACAGACTTGTTGAGATCAAGTACCTTAAGAAAAAGAATTGTCATTTAGATTTGATAAACTGCCTTCATGTGATGACAGCCTAATTTGACACACTGTGGCTTTTCATGCAGTTAGCAGAAGGCATAATAGCTTATTACCTTTTGTGCAGCCCATTTCGGTAATTGTCTTGTTCCCTCTCTATTTCACATCAGGTGCTCAGGCATCAGCCTCTACACCAAACTCAATGCAGGGTCCACCCCATGTCCAACCCAACATTATGGGTGTACAAAGTAACATGGCAGGTGTGCCCCCTGGTACAACTGCTGGGCCTAGTATGGGGCAGCAACAGCCTGGCCTCCAAACCCAGATGATGGGCCTCCAGCATCAGGCCCAGCCCGTGTCTTCCTCCCCCAGCCAGAAGGTTCAAGGCCAGGGTGGAGGTCAAACTGTCCTCTCAAGGCCCCTCAGTCAAGGGCAGAGGGGAGGAATGACCCCACCCAAGCAGATGATGCCTCAGCAAGGCCAGGGGGTGATGCATGGGCAGGGTCAGATGGTTGGAGGCCAAGGGCACCAGGCCatgctcctgcagcagcagcaacaacaacaacaaaactccATGATGGAACAAATGGTTGCCAACCAGATGCAAGGCAACAAGCAGGCTTTTGCAGGCAAAATTCCAGCTGGGGTCATGCCAGGCCAGATGATGCGTGGCCCTTCTCCAAACGTTCCTGGTAACATGGCTCAGTTCCAGGGCCAGGTTGGCCCACAGCAGATGActccacaacagcagcagcaaatggctcaactgcagcaacagcagttacaacagcagcaacagcaccaattgcaacagcagcagctgcagcagcagcaacagcaacagcaacatcaGCAAATGAACCAGCAACAGCCCCAACAGGTTCCTATTGCTGGCAATCCTAATCAAGTTATGGGCATGCATGGGCAACAGATGAGGCTCCCTGCTGGTCATCCTCTAATCCAACAACAGttgcaacagcaacaacagttacagcagcagaaacaacaacagcagcaggccatgttacaacaacaacaacagcagcagcagcaacaacaacaacaacaacaacaacaggcagCTCAACAACAGGCAGCTCAACAACATCCACATCCTTTGGGAGATCCCAATAGTGGGACAGGTGACTTAGGTGTCCAACAGATGGTCCCTGATATGCAggcacagcagcagcaaggaATGATGGGGGGCCCTCAGCATATGCAGATGGGAAATGGCCACTTTGCAGGTCATGGCATGAACTTTAACACACAGTTCCCAGGTCAGATGCCAATGGGGGCAGCCTGTGGACAGGCTGGAGGCTTTCCCGTCAGCAAGGATGTAACATTGACTAGCCCACTGCTAGTCAACCTGCTGCAGAGTGATATCTCAGCCAGCCAGTTTGGGCCAGGAGGAAAACAAGGAGCAGGTGGGGGCAATCAGGCCAAACCCAAAAAGAAGAAACCCCCTCGAAAGAAGAAGCCCAAAGAGGGAGAAGGACAACAACAAGTCGAGGGACTTGGGTAATAATTTGTCTTtgttacagttttgtttttgccattGTGTATAGTTGGAAGTAAATTTTATTACTGTAAATTGTATCGCCTAACctatttattctttttctttttagtggTCTTGATGCAGCTGCTGGCATGGAGGATTCTGAACTGCCGAATCTGGGTGAACAAAGCTTGGGCTTAGACAACGCTGGCCCCAAACTCCCCGATTTTGCCAACAGGCCTGCAGGTAAATTACACAGAATTCATCAGTTTGGCAATTGTTTTGTATCTGCATTTACTTGGTGATTAATTGGTTATGAACTTCACTACCCCTAGGCTTCCCTGGCCAACCTGGAGACCAGAGAGTACTGCAGCAGGTACCCATGCAGTTcatgcagcaacaacaacagcaacaacagcaacaacagcagcagcagcagcagcagcagcagcagcaacaacaacaacaacaacaacaaatgcagCATAtgcaacagcagcagatacagcaacaacaaatacagcagcagcaacaaatgcaacaacaaatgcagcagcagcaattacaacagcagcagcagcagcaattaCAACAACAGCAGttgcagcaacagcagcagatgcAACAGCAACAGATTCAACAGATGCAGATGCAGGGTCTCCAGAATGCTCAAGGGCAGCAGGGCATGACAGGGCCGCAGACTTCGGGTCAAGGCCAGCCCCAAATGCACCctcatcagctgcagcagcagcagcagcagcagcaacagcagcaacagcagcaacagcagcagcagcaacagcaacaagttCAACAGCCACATCTGCAACAGCAGGTATCACCATTATcacataccatattgacatggTTTGGTATCAACACATTGGTTAACACTTTACCTATGCATAATTAATGTTGAACCACATTTTGCATTTTAGCAACAAcagcagatgatgatgatgctgaagATGCAGCAGGAGCAGGCAAAGAATCGCATGTCCATCCCTCCAGGGGGGCAGCTCCCTCCTCGGGGCATGGGCAATCCACCCGAGGTGCAGAGGCTTCCTGTTTCACAGCAAGGCAACATGCCTGTGATGATCAGCCTTCAAGGACATGTACCGCCGTCACCTGACAAAGCCAGAGGGATGCCACTTATGGTAAACCCGCAGGTGAGGGCCAAGTGCTGCGGCATATGTAAACTCAATGTTCACATTGACATCTCGCAGTTTGAATTTCACTGATGAGTACACTGTGATCTATTTTATTGGCAgtaaactacactgtttttgtCGTTCTTCTTTCTAGCTTGCAGGCGCTGCGCGAAGAATGTCCCATCCTGAAGTAGGGCAGGGTCCCCAAGGCACTGGATCAGAAGAGTCCTCTGCAGGGCCCCACTTGAAGCAGGAGAGGCCTGGTGGCCCAGAAATTGGGGTACAGCCTGGAAATGGGACCCAACAGATGATGGCCAATCAGGGCTCCAACACTCACATGATGAAGCAGGGCCCAGGTCCATCACCAATGCCCCAGCACACTGGAGCCAGTCCTCAGCCCCAGTTACCCACTCAGCCTCAACAAGGAGGCCCCATACCCGGCCTTCATTTCCCCAATGTCCCCACAACCTCACAGAGCTCCAGGCCCAAAACCCCGAACAGAGCCAGCCCCAGGCCGTACCACCACCCCCTTACCCCAACTAATCGTCCACCCAGTACTGAGCCCTCAGAAATCAACCTTTCACCTGAGAGGCTAAATGCCTCTATTGCAGGGCTGTTTCCTCCCAAAATCAACATTCCTCTGCCTCCTAGGCAGCCTAACTTAAACAGGGGATTTGACCAGCAAGGTCTAAACCCCACAACTCTGAAAGCCATTGGGCAGGCCCCTCCTAGCCTTACTCTACcaggcaacaacaacaatggcagtGCAGGTGGAAATAACACTAACAACAATCAACAGCCGTTCTCTGCAGGCACTGGAACAGGAGGTCCGGGGGCTAAACAGGACAAGCAGCCTGGAGGACAGGGAAAGAGGGCAAGTCCTAGCAACAGTCGGAGGTCAAGTCCAGCTTCTAGCCGCAAGTCAACTACTCCAAGTCCAGGGAGACAAAAAGGGACAAAGATGGCCATCAACTGCCCTCCCCCTCAGCAGCCGTTGGTCAACTCTCAGGGGCAAACCATGATGCTGAGCCCTACCTCAGTACCCCCAAGTCCAGTATCTATGCCATCACAAATGAGTGGGGGCATGGAGGCGCAACAGACCCAGAGCCCCTTCCACGGGATTCAAGGTAACCCTGTTGAGGGAGTCAGGGAAAGTCAGGGAATGatgacagcagaacagagacagatgtcTCAGTCTCAACCCCCACCACAGCCTTTGAGGGAGTTATCCGCTCCCAGAATGGCAAGTCCTCGTTTCCCCATGCCTCAGCAACCTAAAGCTGACTTGGAACTGCAGGCTGGCACAGTTGATAGGCAGCCAGTCCACACAGCTCCTATGCAGGACTCTGAGGTCTCTCCTACACTCAGGACAGCTCCAACCTCCCTCAATCAGTTACTGGATAACACAGGTATGCCAGCCATGCCTCATCGGCCTGTACAGAGTAATACTGTTCGGGATGTTATGGGAAAGGACAGCCCCAAGTCTGCTTTGGATGCAGAGAGACCACTCCACAGTAATTCCCAGAGTACAGATGTGTCAGCTTCTGCCAGTACTACTGCCACTATAAATGAATCAGAAGCTAAACCAAAACCTGCTGTCCATATCCCTACCAGTAGTCCTAATTTACAGCATGCTTCAGTTCCTAGCACTAAGGTGAACACCAGTACTACCCCAAGCCTTAACCAAAACCCTATTTCCAGTCTTGGTGTCAATCCCAGTCCGAATGTAAACCCAACACCTACCCTCTGCGCCACCCTCAGTACCAACACTAATGCCACCACTAGTGTAAGCCCCATCCCAGTCACTTCAGTTCAGAGCAGTCCTGCCTCGACTGTTGGTACCAGTTCCAACCCCAGCACAGCTCTAAATCAA from Pagrus major chromosome 7, Pma_NU_1.0 encodes the following:
- the ncoa6 gene encoding nuclear receptor coactivator 6 isoform X5, encoding MAHRRTPPQLSQRTEHLEPDNDSDRDSGVGEDAGEDADDCHGSTLTEEENVNKQDGTEESSGDGEDFTVFVAFQGNMEDEDFTQKLNTVLSGIPNMLDMGSERLQPQHVEPWNSVRVTFNIPRDAAERLRLLAQNNQQQLRDLGILSVQIEGEGAINVAVGPNRGQEVRVNGPIGAPGQMRMDVGFAGQPGPGGVRMANPSMVPPGPGMAGQAMVPGSSGQMHPRVPRPSSQTGSDVMDPMMQGMSVQQQQQLQHQQAGPHGSGPMPPQAAHHMQALQTGRPLNPAALQQLQQQHHQQQQAQQQAQLSQLGPRPPFNPSGQMALPPGWNQLPPGVLPPPAAQGGPTWRKPPPQAQMVQRPPSLATVQTPSHPPPPYPFGSQQAGQVFNAMGQGQLQQQQQPGVGQFAAPQPKGPQGGPGGVAGQPRPPPPIPPTSGPQGNLTAKSPGSSSSPFQQGSPGTPPMMAQRPTTPQGFPQGVGSPGRAALGQQGNMQQGFMGMPQHGQPGGQVHPGMPKRPMGFPTQNFVQGQVSASTPGTPGGGPGQQLQSSQVMTHTGAQASASTPNSMQGPPHVQPNIMGVQSNMAGVPPGTTAGPSMGQQQPGLQTQMMGLQHQAQPVSSSPSQKVQGQGGGQTVLSRPLSQGQRGGMTPPKQMMPQQGQGVMHGQGQMVGGQGHQAMLLQQQQQQQQNSMMEQMVANQMQGNKQAFAGKIPAGVMPGQMMRGPSPNVPGNMAQFQGQVGPQQMTPQQQQQMAQLQQQQLQQQQQHQLQQQQLQQQQQQQQHQQMNQQQPQQVPIAGNPNQVMGMHGQQMRLPAGHPLIQQQLQQQQQLQQQKQQQQQAMLQQQQQQQQQQQQQQQQQAAQQQAAQQHPHPLGDPNSGTGDLGVQQMVPDMQAQQQQGMMGGPQHMQMGNGHFAGHGMNFNTQFPGQMPMGAACGQAGGFPVSKDVTLTSPLLVNLLQSDISASQFGPGGKQGAGGGNQAKPKKKKPPRKKKPKEGEGQQQVEGLGGLDAAAGMEDSELPNLGEQSLGLDNAGPKLPDFANRPAGFPGQPGDQRVLQQVPMQFMQQQQQQQQQQQQQQQQQQQQQQQQQQQQMQHMQQQQIQQQQIQQQQQMQQQMQQQQLQQQQQQQLQQQQLQQQQQMQQQQIQQMQMQGLQNAQGQQGMTGPQTSGQGQPQMHPHQLQQQQQQQQQQQQQQQQQQQQQQVQQPHLQQQQQQQMMMMLKMQQEQAKNRMSIPPGGQLPPRGMGNPPEVQRLPVSQQGNMPVMISLQGHVPPSPDKARGMPLMVNPQLAGAARRMSHPEVGQGPQGTGSEESSAGPHLKQERPGGPEIGVQPGNGTQQMMANQGSNTHMMKQGPGPSPMPQHTGASPQPQLPTQPQQGGPIPGLHFPNVPTTSQSSRPKTPNRASPRPYHHPLTPTNRPPSTEPSEINLSPERLNASIAGLFPPKINIPLPPRQPNLNRGFDQQGLNPTTLKAIGQAPPSLTLPGNNNNGSAGGNNTNNNQQPFSAGTGTGGPGAKQDKQPGGQGKRASPSNSRRSSPASSRKSTTPSPGRQKGTKMAINCPPPQQPLVNSQGQTMMLSPTSVPPSPVSMPSQMSGGMEAQQTQSPFHGIQGNPVEGVRESQGMMTAEQRQMSQSQPPPQPLRELSAPRMASPRFPMPQQPKADLELQAGTVDRQPVHTAPMQDSEVSPTLRTAPTSLNQLLDNTGMPAMPHRPVQSNTVRDVMGKDSPKSALDAERPLHSNSQSTDVSASASTTATINESEAKPKPAVHIPTSSPNLQHASVPSTKVNTSTTPSLNQNPISSLGVNPSPNVNPTPTLCATLSTNTNATTSVSPIPVTSVQSSPASTVGTSSNPSTALNQASSAHKPSPSPKPVTSVHSVIQIPASSSTISPNQITVFVTSNPITSAPTPQAPTSMVSTVVAVPNKNIRPQDIRQQAPVPRPPQFITTPVFINPIFQVPGASVTPNTTVVSQSVTMMGPIQVSTTNIQLSPAPSSTQSSGAIMASTQATRSAVGQVQLATTMSSTAPLGPLPAPQQINPGGLKTENLGEAGSAQKTSPPVQQPSPHPSPSASSPFQPPLASPPPSSSPGAVNTIRKSPMSPPPSAQVKGKAAQSAAAVAGTADSQQSPAERPAQGPTGAVPTQIFHPPASPAIQMEALAPLTTTAAAASNNITLPAVSSPIPVPGQVAVPTQMVTQAPVPAPASVSSPAQAVTTQAPIVTVAGTPTGVSSASLLSTVTPVQSPVPSIVPIVAGPGSVQEVPPTTSSPVANPSGVPPGQSDPPPMEPPLPPAAAPAETTQTTPAPTPQEAPQSQEPVASEKTGEEVATGSEQGEFIWLAKGVHGENSTWYV
- the ncoa6 gene encoding nuclear receptor coactivator 6 isoform X4; protein product: MAHRRTPPQLSQRTEHLEPDNDSDRDSGVGEDAGEDADDCHGSTLTEEENVNKQDGTEESSGDGEDFTVFVAFQGNMEDEDFTQKLNTVLSGIPNMLDMGSERLQPQHVEPWNSVRVTFNIPRDAAERLRLLAQNNQQQLRDLGILSVQIEGEGAINVAVGPNRGQEVRVNGPIGAPGQMRMDVGFAGQPGPGGVRMANPSMVPPGPGMAGQAMVPGSSGQMHPRVPRPSSQTGSDVMDPMMQGMSVQQQQQLQHQQAGPHGSGPMPPQAAHHMQALQTGRPLNPAALQQLQQQHHQQQQAQQQAQLSQLGPRPPFNPSGQMALPPGWNQLPPGVLPPPAAQGGPTWRKPPPQAQMVQRPPSLATVQTPSHPPPPYPFGSQQAGQVFNAMGQGQLQQQQQPGVGQFAAPQPKGPQGGPGGVAGQPRPPPPIPPTSGPQGNLTAKSPGSSSSPFQQGSPGTPPMMAQRPTTPQGFPQGVGSPGRAALGQQGNMQQGFMGMPQHGQPGGQVHPGMPKRPMGFPTQNFVQGQVSASTPGTPGGGPGQQLQSSQVMTHTGAQASASTPNSMQGPPHVQPNIMGVQSNMAGVPPGTTAGPSMGQQQPGLQTQMMGLQHQAQPVSSSPSQKVQGQGGGQTVLSRPLSQGQRGGMTPPKQMMPQQGQGVMHGQGQMVGGQGHQAMLLQQQQQQQQNSMMEQMVANQMQGNKQAFAGKIPAGVMPGQMMRGPSPNVPGNMAQFQGQVGPQQMTPQQQQQMAQLQQQQLQQQQQHQLQQQQLQQQQQQQQHQQMNQQQPQQVPIAGNPNQVMGMHGQQMRLPAGHPLIQQQLQQQQQLQQQKQQQQQAMLQQQQQQQQQQQQQQQQQAAQQQAAQQHPHPLGDPNSGTGDLGVQQMVPDMQAQQQQGMMGGPQHMQMGNGHFAGHGMNFNTQFPGQMPMGAACGQAGGFPVSKDVTLTSPLLVNLLQSDISASQFGPGGKQGAGGGNQAKPKKKKPPRKKKPKEGEGQQQVEGLGGLDAAAGMEDSELPNLGEQSLGLDNAGPKLPDFANRPAGFPGQPGDQRVLQQVPMQFMQQQQQQQQQQQQQQQQQQQQQQQQQQQQMQHMQQQQIQQQQIQQQQQMQQQMQQQQLQQQQQQQLQQQQLQQQQQMQQQQIQQMQMQGLQNAQGQQGMTGPQTSGQGQPQMHPHQLQQQQQQQQQQQQQQQQQQQQQQVQQPHLQQQQQQQMMMMLKMQQEQAKNRMSIPPGGQLPPRGMGNPPEVQRLPVSQQGNMPVMISLQGHVPPSPDKARGMPLMVNPQLAGAARRMSHPEVGQGPQGTGSEESSAGPHLKQERPGGPEIGVQPGNGTQQMMANQGSNTHMMKQGPGPSPMPQHTGASPQPQLPTQPQQGGPIPGLHFPNVPTTSQSSRPKTPNRASPRPYHHPLTPTNRPPSTEPSEINLSPERLNASIAGLFPPKINIPLPPRQPNLNRGFDQQGLNPTTLKAIGQAPPSLTLPGNNNNGSAGGNNTNNNQQPFSAGTGTGGPGAKQDKQPGGQGKRASPSNSRRSSPASSRKSTTPSPGRQKGTKMAINCPPPQQPLVNSQGQTMMLSPTSVPPSPVSMPSQMSGGMEAQQTQSPFHGIQGNPVEGVRESQGMMTAEQRQMSQSQPPPQPLRELSAPRMASPRFPMPQQPKADLELQAGTVDRQPVHTAPMQDSEVSPTLRTAPTSLNQLLDNTGMPAMPHRPVQSNTVRDVMGKDSPKSALDAERPLHSNSQSTDVSASASTTATINESEAKPKPAVHIPTSSPNLQHASVPSTKVNTSTTPSLNQNPISSLGVNPSPNVNPTPTLCATLSTNTNATTSVSPIPVTSVQSSPASTVGTSSNPSTALNQASSAHKPSPSPKPVTSVHSVIQIPASSSTISPNQITVFVTSNPITSAPTPQAPTSMVSTVVAVPNKNIRPQDIRQQAPVPRPPQFITTPVFINPIFQVPGASVTPNTTVVSQSVTMMGPIQVSTTNIQLSPAPSSTQSSGAIMASTQATRSAVGQVQLATTMSSTAPLGPLPAPQQINPGGLKTENLGEAGSAQKTSPPVQQPSPHPSPSASSPFQPPLASPPPSSSPGAVNTIRKSPMSPPPSAQVKGKAAQSAAAVAGTADSQQSPAERPAQGPTGAVPTQIFHPPASPAIQMEALAPLTTTAAAASNNITLPAVSSPIPVPGQVAVPTQMVTQAPVPAPASVSSPAQAVTTQAPIVTVAGTPTGVSSASLLSTVTPVQSPVPSIVPIVAGPGSVQEVPPTTSSPVANPSGVPPGQSDPPPMEPPLPPAAAPAETTQTTPAPTPQEAPQSQEPVASEKTGEEVATGSEQGAAVEKPKGPSRRSSRAEKEVEEEPVADSGIRKRPARPGTSAAVKETGASPTQAKRRKSK